A genomic stretch from Lathyrus oleraceus cultivar Zhongwan6 chromosome 2, CAAS_Psat_ZW6_1.0, whole genome shotgun sequence includes:
- the LOC127118118 gene encoding ferritin-2, chloroplastic, protein MLLKTAVTASSSPSISLFNSENSLLVPFLHRGSKPDRLAVCATKGSSNNRVLTGVLFEPFVEVKKELDLVPVSPQESLARHKFHGDSEAAINEQINVEYNVSYVYHTMYAYFDRDNVALKGLAKFFKESSEEERGHAEKLMEYQNKRGGKVKLQSIVTPLSEFDHADKGDALYAMELALSLEKLTNEKLLNLHSVASKNGDVHLADFVESEFLGEQVEAIKKISEYVAQLRRVGKGHGVWHFDQVLA, encoded by the exons ATGCTTCTCAAAACCGCCGTAACCGCTTCTTCATCTCCCTCAATTTCTCTCTTCAATTCTGAAAACTCGCTTTTGGTTCCGTTTCTTCACCGAGGAAGTAAACCGGACCGATTAGCGGTTTGTGCTACGAAAGGCTCTAGCAATAACCGTGTTTTAACCGGTGTGTTGTTTGAGCCTTTTGTAGAGGTTAAAAAGGAACTTGATCTTGTTCCTGTTTCTCCACAAGAGTCTCTTGCTCGCCATAAATTTCATGGAGACTCTGAAGCTGCTATTAACGAGCAAATCAA CGTGGAATATAATGTTTCGTATGTTTACCATACTATGTATGCGTATTTTGATAGAGATAATGTTGCGCTGAAAGGTCTTGCTAA GTTTTTTAAAGAATCAAGTGAAGAGGAAAGAGGGCATGCTGAGAAGTTGATGGAATATCAG AACAAAAGGGGTGGAAAAGTGAAGTTGCAATCTATAGTGACACCGCTATCTGAGTTTGATCATGCTGACAAGGGTGATGCCCTGTATG CAATGGAACTTGCACTGTCATTGGAGAAGCTAACAAATGAAAAACTCCTTAACTTGCACAGT GTTGCCTCAAAGAATGGTGATGTGCACTTGGCTGACTTTGTGGAAAGTGAGTTTTTGGGTGAACAG GTGGAAGCCATCAAAAAAATATCCGAGTATGTTGCTCAGCTCAGAAGAGTCGGCAAAGGACATG GTGTCTGGCACTTTGATCAGGTTCTCGCTTAG